AAGTTTGTTTTCGGGATTTTCCAGAGTATTAAGAATCAATAAACCACCGCATTGCGCCATGCCTTCGACAATTAAAACACCGGGAAAAACTTTTCGAGAAGGGAAATGACCCTGAAAAAAATATTCGTTGTAAGTAACGTTTTTAATGCCTATGATTTTCTTTTCTATTTCTATATCAATTACTCTATCAACCAACAAAAACGGATAACGGTGAGGCATTACTTTCAAAATTGCTTCTATGTCCATTACAATGTTGTTTGTTTTCATTATATGAAACTTCATCTCAATTTTTTTCTGCAGATAAAGCTTGCGAAGCATTTTTGTGAACTCAACATTTGCAGCGTGTCCGGGTCTTGCTGCCAGAATCTGACCTTTTACCGGCGCGCCAATTAAAGCTAAATCACCGATAAGGTCAAGAAGCTTATGTCTGGCAGGTTCGTTTTTAAAACGAAGGGTTTTGTTGTTCAGAATACCATTAGAGCCAAGTATTACACTTTCCTGAATGCCAAGTTTTTTCTTCGTAGCTTCAAATTCACCTTCACTGTAGTCTTTGTCAACAATAACAATTGCATTGTTGATATCTCCGCCTTTTATAAGACCCTGTTCGCGAAGCATCTCAAGTTCTTTGACAAAACAAAACGTTCTTGAGGGTGCAAACTCAGTTTCAAATTCATTCTGTAAGCTGAACAGTCCCGTATGTTGAACTCCCAATGCAGGGTTATTAAAATCAATCATAACCGAAACTCTGAAATCATCCTTTAAGGGAAGAGCAACGATGTCGATTCCTTTTTTCTCATCCTGATAATGAATAGTGTCTTCAATAACAAGATAATCACGTTTTGCATTTTGCTCAATGATGCCTGCGCTCTTTAAAGTTTTAACATATTCAATTGCGCTTCCATCCATTATCGGTGTTTCGTTGTTATCAAGCTCGACAATCAGATTATCAACTTCACATCCCATAATTGCAGCAAGAACATGCTCAACAGTATGAACTTCCACACCATTCATTTCAAGAGTAGTTCCTCTTGAAATGTCTTTTACATGGTCAACGTCAGCGGGTATTTCGGGTGAGTCAGGAATGTCAATTCTTTTGAATTTAATTCCATAATCTTCAGGAGCGGGTTTGAATGTCATGTTTGATTTATTTCCCGTATGAAGTCCGACTCCCGATAGAGTTACCTTTTTTGAAATTGTTCTTTGCTTTTCTAACATAGAATTATTTGTTTGAGAGCTTTCTTAACGACGCTTCAATTTTTAAATCCTCACGGTGAGGTTTCGCTCTGTAACCTGTATATAAGCCGGGCTGCGAAATTGATTTGGATACATTTGATGCCGCACCGATTATAACGTCATCACAGAGGGTTAAATGCCCGGCGATTCCGACTTTTCCGCCAATCATACAGCGCTTGCCGATTTTTGTAGAGCCTGCTATTCCGGTGTGAGCTGCGATGACAGTGTTTTCACCGATTTCAACATTGTGTGCAATTTGTATCTGATTATCAAGCTTGACACCTTTAGAAATTAATGTTTCACCGATTGTAGCACGGTCTATGCATGTGTTGCTTCCTATTTCGACGTCGTCTTCGATTTTAACGATTCCTTTTTGAGGAATTTTCAGATAGCTCCCATCTTCATTTTTTGCATGTCCAAAGCCATCACATCCGATAATTGTTCCCGAGTGAATTATTACCCTGTCACCAATTTCACAATTTTTATAAATTACTACATTAGGATAAATTATACAATTCTTTCCAACTTTAACGGATTTATCAATCGAGCAGTTAGAATAAATTTTTGTTCCCTCGCCTATAGAGCTATTATCGCCGATCTTTACAAAGTCATCTATGAATGTTTTTTCACCTAAAGAAACATCTGTTCCAATTGCGCAATAATTGGATATTCCTTCTTCTGAGGTATGTTCATCTTTGTTAAATATGTCAATGAGTTTAAGGAATGCGCGGTAAGGATCAGGCACTCTTATTATGGTTAAATCATTTCTTTGTGATTTAATATTAAAAGTTTCCGATAATAATATTGCGCCTGCGGAGGTAGTATTAAAAAATTTTTCGTAGAGTGGATTTGAAATGAACGTAATTTCATTGCGGGAAGCGGTTTCAATCTTTCCGACGTTTACAATGTCTAAGTTCTTATCTCCTGATAACGCTCCGTTTAGCAGTTCGGCTATCTCGCCGGCTTTCATTTTATTTCCCTTCGATAACTTTCAAAACTTTTGCGGTTAAGTCATTTCTCTCGTTTACAAATAAGAGAGAAATGCTTCCGCTCCGGTCAATTACATAGTCATAATCTTCATTGGTGGCAACAGTTTGTATTGCAAGAAAGATTCTGTCCTGCACGGGCTTCATAAATTCCGCCTGTTTCTGAAAATACTCGCCGTTTTCACCAAATTTCTGAACCTTAAAGTTATTTATATTTGTTTCAAGAGTCTGGATATCCTGGGTTCTTTGTTGTTTAAGCTGGTCAGTAAGAATAAGCTTTTTCTTTTCAAAGTCCTCTTTCATCAGCTTTAAACTATCCTGAAGTGTTGTCAACTGAGTCTGCCATTCGGCTACAAGATTATCGAGGCGTGTTTTTGCATCGCGTGATTCCTGCATTGCGTCTATTATTTTCTTGGTATCAACATAGCCAATCTTTGACTGAGCATATAATCTAAAAGGAATACAAAGTGAAATTAAGAAAAATAATATTCCTGTTTTTATGATGAGATTTTTCATGAAAGATTTAAGAGTTAACTGAAATTATTTCAGCTTATCAAGAACTTTAAATGTTATGTCGAAATTCTTATCTCCATAGAGAAGTCCTCCTGAAGCTTTATCTAACACAAACGTCAGTCCCATTTCTTTTGCGAGCGATTCTATGGTTTTATTAATTTTATCATATAAAGGTTTTGAAAGCTCCTGTCTTCTGTTATAAACTTCCTGCTGGACATACTGGTCATAATTTTTTAAATCTTCTTCAAGCTGTGCAAGGTTCATACGCATGTTGCTGATTTGGTCATTCAATGCTTTCAGTTCTTCATTGCTTTTCACTGCACCGCTTTCAACCTTTTGCTGAGCGTCTGTATATGCAATTGCAAACAAAGAATCCTGCTCTTTATAAGACAGCGCTTTGGTTCTCAATGTATCAAGAAATTTATCCCTGAATGCTTCAAGGTCGGTAGTAAGCTGTATAGCTTCGGGCAATTGTTTTAGAATTACCTCGCTGTCAACATAACCGAATTTCATCTGGGCATAAGAATCTTTAGCAAATCCGCTCAGGATGAATAAAGCTATAAATATCCCTGCCTTTAAAAAAATGTTTTTCAAAAATAGTTCTCCTTTTGTTTAAATTATAAAATTTATATCTAAAATCCTCTACCGAAAGAAAAGTGGAAAAGCCACTTTGGCGGTTGTTCATCCACAATTTGACGGTCAAAACCATAACCAAAGTCAAAGCCAATCAATCCAACGGCGGGAAGCATTAATCTTGTTCCAAATCCGACAGACCTTCTTAAATCAAACGGGTCGGTTTTAGAAAAATCACTGAAAACATTTCCTGCTTCAGCAAATGCAAGAACAAAAATCGGGAACGGGTCAAGAGATAACGGGTATCTAAGCTCGAGTCCGTATTTCAAAGCTATTCTTCCGCCGATAGGGTTGCCTCCGGAGTTCTTAGGACCAATGCCTCTGTCGTCATATCCTCTCAATGGAATTGTGTTGTATGTCAAACCGTTTCCACCCATATAAAATGTTTCTGTCGGCGGCAGATACTTATCAGCTGCAAACGAGTTTATGAATGAGAAATTAAATGTTGAGTAAAGCACAAGACGGCTCTCTCTTGTAATAGGTGTATATGCTTCTGCAGTAAAAATATTTTTTACGAATTCAACGTTACCCGGCAAGAACGGTCCGCCTGAAAGCTCAGTTGAGTTTGCTACTTTAGTTCCGGACACAGGAAATATGGGATCAAAAACGGTTGAACGGCTTATCGTTTGTCTGAGTGAAAACTGGTCGCGAACACCGACTTCGTAATATCCGCCTCCTGATTTGGTATCGGTTTTTTGGTATTTTAATGTCCAGTCACCCCTGAAATAATCATCAGGCCATTTGAATCTTCTTCCTATGTTTAAACTTGTTCCTGTTTCACGTATATCGATGCCGCTATAATTCTGACGAGTGTCATAAAGGTTAATGCCTAATAATGTCGGTGTGTTCATAAACCATGGCTCGGTAAATCCGACCTGGAATGTTCTGTAAGTTCCGCTTTCACCAAACTGCCATGTGAAATTTAAAATCTGCCCGGCACCGCCTGAAAACGGAGCAGAGATATCGAAGTTATTAAATGTCAAGCCGAACGCACCGGTGATACCAAAGCTTTCGCTGTAACCTACTGAAGCATTAAACTGGTCTGATGAACGCTCTTCGACAATATATTTTATGTTAACAGTCGAATCATTGGATAGAGAAAGATCTTGCCCTAATTTTTCAGGATTGAAATAATTGAGCGCATTAAGATTCTGCAAACTTCTTCTGACATTGCTTTTATTAAAAAATTGTCCTGGTATTGTATATAATTCACGTCTTAAAACTTTATCTTTTGTCTTGTCGTTTCCTTCAAGATTAACCAGACCAAATCTGAATTGCCTGTTTTCAGTAATTGTGATTTTCAAATCAACTTTGTTTCCGGGTAAAGCTTTTTCAGTTATCTCAGCATTATAACCAAGATAACCGTTATCGAGATACAATGCACTAACGTCAGTTTCAGCTTCATTGCCATAAAGGTTGTCATTAAGCTTTTTTAGATTCAAAATATCCCCGCGCTTCATGTCAATGCGCTCAAGAATTAATGAATCGGAATAAACTGTATTTCCTTCAACTTCTATTTTGTTCAGAGTAAATTTATTGCCTTCATCAACTTTTATAATTAATGTTGCATCTTCTTTGTTCGGACTTATTTTTAATTCATAATCTTCAACAACAGCATCTTTAAATCCTTTTTCTTTATAATATCCTTCCACTAATTTTAAATCCTGCTCAAACTTTGCCTTATCATAGGTAGCTCCATCCCAGAATTTCCACCAGACTTTTTCGGAAGTGTTTTCCATTGCTCCTCTCAGGTCATCGGAGTTTACATTTTTATTTCCCTGAAACTCGATTTTCTGAACTGTGAGTTTATTTCCTTCATTAATTTTTATTCTGACGCGTGCTTCATTGTTTGCGGAAAGCAACTGGTCAGCTTCAACATTTACTTGTGAATATCCTTCACTTTGATAAAACTTCTCAAGATTATAAGCAATATCTTTTAAGCGCTGTGGAGTAATTATCTCACCCGGGGTTAGTTGAATTTTTTCTTCTAAATCTTCTTTTGAGTATTCATTATTTCCTGTAATCTGCACCGACTCAACACGCGGGAATTCTTCAACTCTTATTACCAAATAAGCATCATTCCCGACAGTTTTATCTACATAAATTTCAATATCGGAAAATAAATTTAAATTCCAGAGCTTTTTCATAGCATCTCTCGACTCATCAGAAGGAATTGTAATTTCCTGTCCGACTTCCAAACCTGAATAACCAACTATTGTATTTTTATCAACGGTTTTATTCCCGATTGTATTAATACTGATAATCCGGTATTTAGGAGGTGCGTTTTCATCTTGCGCTTTTGTAACACTTGTAAAAACAGTAATTAATAGCAAGAAACTGCAGAAAAAGGAAAATAATACTTTAAAAGTTGATTTTTTTAACATTTAAACTCTGTATAATTTATTTATTAATACTTTTTAAATCCTGAATTTGTTCACTTATCATACCGAATCTTCTCTCCCGCCGCTGATATTCTTTTATGGCTTTATAGAGGTAATCCCGCTTGAAATCAGGCCAATATATGTCTTCTATGTAAATTTCCGAATAAGCGGTCTGCCACAGCAAAAAATTGCTTATTCTGTAATCCCCGCCGGTTCTTATAAGTAAATCGGGGTCGGGAATTTCTGCAGTTTCAAGATATGATGAAAACAGCTTTTCATCTATGTCTTTAATGGGAATTTTATCGTTAAGAATTTTTTTAACGGTGTTAACGATTTCCCATCTTCCGCTATAATTCAATGCAAGATTAAGAACAAGACCTTGATTGTCTTTTGTCTTTTTCATGGAATCCTGAAGCTCGTTATAAACCTGTTCGGGAAGCTCTTTCAGGTTGCCCGTTGAAATTAATCTTACGCCATTTTTGTGCAAACGTTCTGTTTCTTTACGCAAAGTCTTAATTAAAAGCTTCATCAATAAAGTAACTTCATTCTTAGGTCTTCGCCAGTTTTCCGTTGAGAAAGTATAAACAGTTAAATATTTTACTCCGACCTGAGCACTTGCCTCGACGATATCGCGAACGGAATTAACACCTTCCTGATGTCCCAAGTAACGGGAATATCCTTTAGACTTTGCCCATCTGCCGTTGCCGTCCATTATGATGGCAATGTGTTTGGGAATCTCTCCGGATTTTTTTAAAGCTTCCTGTTTTTTGCTGTCTTCTTTTTCGTCTTTTGACAAAACTTGTTAATATATTAATCCTAACTTATCGTAAACTTCTTTGATTTTTTTGACTGCAATTTCATTTGCTTTTGCATTACCATCTTTAACTACTTCCATTAAATAATTTTCATCGTCGCGGTATTTTTTGAAATCTTTCTGGTATATGCTTAGTTTATTTGCAACTGCTTCACCAACATCGTTTTTGAATTTACCATAACCTGCATTTTCATATTCTTTTGCGATTTCTTCTATAGGTCTTTCAGTAAAGCCTGAGAAAATCACAAGCAGATTGCTGATAGCAGGTTTATTTTCTGCATCGAACTTAACAACGCTATCAGAATCCGTTACTGCGCGTTTGAATTTTTTCAAAACTGTTTCAGGTGAATCCTGCAATAAAACATAGCTGTCTTCTGCATCTTCGCTCTTGCTCATCTTCAAGTTCGGGTCTTTCAAGCTTTTTATCCTGCCGGTTACTTTTGAAACTGTTGCTTTTGGAATTTTAAAAGTTTCTCCGTAAAGATTATTAAATCTTGTTGCAATGTTCCGTGTAAGCTCAACGTGCTGCGCCTGGTCATCACCGACAGGAACCTCATCGGCATCATAAAGCAAAACATCACCCGCCATAAGAACAGGATATTCAAATAATCCTGCAAGCTGACCATCTTTGCCCTGTTTCTGCGACTTGTCTTTGAACTGAGTCATTTTATTCAACTCGCCGACAGTAACAAAGTTCGTTAGTATCCAGCAAATTTCGCTGTGCGCAGGAATCATTGACTGCATAAATATAATGGACTGCTTCGGGTCAACACCGAGTGTTAAAAGCCATGCCACTACATCAAGACTGCGTTTTTTTAAAGTTTCAGGGTCTTGCCGAACCGTTATTGCGTGAAGATTTGCAATGAAATATAAACATTCATTTGTATTCTGGTCATGCTCAACCCATCTTTTCATTGCGCCAAGATAGTTGCCTATTGTCATTTCACCTGAGGGTTTTATCCCTGAAACAATTCTCGTCATTGTTAAATAAAAATCAGTTAGTTATTGTAATTCAGAATGTAATAATAAGTAAGGTTGTAAGTATTTATCAGTCCATTCAAATGCGTTCTCTCAACACCGTGAGATGCCGAAACGCCGGGACCGATTAATCCGACTTTAACATCAATGCCTGCAAAAAGAGCTGCAGAGCCGTCAGAGCCGTAGTATGGATATATATCTATTACGTGATTTATGTTAAACTGCTTTGCTATTTTTATCAATTTATTTGTAACATCAAAGTCATAAGGTCCTGAAGAGTCTTTAGGACAAATTGAAACAGCATCTTCTTTTCCGTTGCATCCTTCACCAATGACAGCCATATCGAGCACAAGCATTTCTTTTATGGAATCGGGAATGCCGACTGCTGCACCATGTCCGACTTCTTCATAATTCGAAAAATAAAATGCAACATCACCTGTGTATTTATCTTTGCATAAAGCCTTTATCAATTCAATCATAACAGCAACGCAAGCTTTATCATCTAAGAAACGGCTTTTTATAAATCCGGATTTTGTATGCTCGAAACGGACATCATAAAAAACAAAATTTCCCGTGCCGATGTTATGACGTTTTATTTTCTCGGGAGTTTCAGCAAGCTCATCGAGACGTATTGCCATTGAGCTAAGCTCGCGTTTAGTATCACTGACGCTTTTGTTGACGTGAGCGGCAGGATTTTTCAATAAAAATGTTCCGCGGTAATGCTCACCGTTGTAGTTGCGGACTGTTACATACTCGCCCTCGAATGAATTCAAAGGGTATGAACCAAGTGTAGTAATTCCGAGTGTTCCATCGGTATTAACTTCCTTAACCATTGCTCCGAGAGTGTCGATGTGTCCTGCAATTACGAGCTCTGGGTTATCTGAAAACGACACAAGCAAAGAACCCTTATTTGTCATACCAATTTTTACCGGCAAATTTTTAAATTCATCTACCAGGTAGTTTATGATTTCTTTTGTATAACCTGTGGGGGAGTGTATTTTCAGAATTGTTTCTAACGTAGAGACTAATTCACTCATCAATTTTTCGTTGTATCCGCTATAATCTTGTAGATTGTTTCACCTTCTTTGGTTAACCCGTACTTTTCGCGGGCAACCTGTTCAATTTTAAAATCCGAAGTGTTTAAATCCTTTATTTCCTGCTGATATGCTTCATTTTTTTTCTGCTCGTCATTCAGAGCTTTTTCAAGCTGTGATTTTTCGCTGTTGGCTTCAAAACGTTGAATGAGTCCGTTATTACTGAAGACAAGCATGTAAAGTAGTAAAGAAAATATTATTATAAATAAGGTAAATAATTTGTTATATTTAATAAATCGCGCGATTTTTTTAAATATGCTTTCTTTCATATTCAGCGTATAAATATACTTATTTAAAATTTGTAATAAAATCAAAATAATTATCTATTTATTAGGAAATTAAACCAAAAATTTAACACAAAATCCACAAAATCACAAAATTAATAATAATTAAAAATTTGTTTTGTGTTTTTGCGGCTTTGTGTTATCCTTGTTTGGGTTGTGTCAAATTAAAAATGGACGTAGTTAATAAAAAAATTAAGGCTGACCTGCATACACATACGAACTTTTCAGACGGGATTTTGTCACCTGAAGAGCTCGTTGAGAAAGCATTAAAGAAGGGTATAAATATTCTAAGTATTACCGACCATGACAACATTTCTGCTATTGATAATGCTCTGAAAGCTGCCAAGAAGCGGGATTTGGAGATTATTCCGGGAATTGAGCTAAGTGCAGATTTTCAGGGTAAGGAAGTTCACATACTCGCGTATTTTATTGATTACAAAAACAAAATTTTAAAAGATTATTTAGAGAATTTTCGTGATATAAGGATAAACAGAATTAAAGAAATGCTGAAAATTCTAAATTCAGAAGGGATTGATTTAACTTATAATGATGTATTGAAGTCATCGGAAATAAATGGTAAGGCATCGATAGGAAGACCGCATCTTGCCAAAGCGCTTGTAAATGAAAAACACGTCAAGACAATCGGCGAGGCTTTTATGAAATATATCGGCGATGATAAACCCGCTTATGTGAAGAAACAGAATCCCACGTTAAAAGAAATTTTCAAATTAATTAACTCCATTGGCGGATTATCCTTTCTTGCGCATCCGGGCAGAACGTTCAGGGACGTTGAGCTGACAGAATTTTTGGATGCGGGGATGGATGGGATTGAAGTTTTGCATCCGTCGCATTCGAAGGATGATGCTAAATATTACTCCGGACTTGCATCGCAGTATTTTTTGCTTGAGAGCGGCGGGTCGGATTATCACGGGATCAGCTCGACAGATAATTTAAACTTTGGGAAGTATTGCATTCCTGCGAATTACATTATTAATATGAAGAGGAGATTATTTTAACTTAATGAGTAAGAAAAAATTAAAACTTGCGATTGTTTCGAGCAGTTATAATAAACCCATAGTTGATAATTTGATTATGGGAGCGCAAATTGCGCTGAAAGAAAACGGAATCAGCGCGGAGAAGATTGATTATTTTGCTGTGCCGGGTGCTTATGAAATTCCACTGGTCGTAAAAAAACTTTGCACATCGAAGAAGAAAAAATATGACGGGATAATTACACTTGGCTGTGTTATAAAAGGCGACACTGCGCATTTTGAATACGTTGCAAGTCCTGTTGCGTATAATCTGAATATTATTTCAACTGATAATAAAATGCCTTTGGGATTTGGCGTGCTGACGTGCTTCACTGCACAGCAGGCGTATGAGAGAAGCTTAGTTGATGATGCACAGATTAAAAATAATAAAGGTTATGAAGCTGCGATGACAGTGCTTGAGATGATTGAAGTGTTGAAGGAAATATAGATTAAATTATTCTCCTAATTCCTGACTAAACTTAAAATCATTATTAAAATAAACTTCTTCTGCATCAATTATCATTTTTGAATCATTCTGAAATTCTATAACTAAATCATTATTTGTTTCATTTATAGGTAAAAATTGACTCACAGTATAACTTTCTTCAATCGGTAACTCATTATCGCCCTCAATATTTTCAAAATTAGTAACAAATTTAAATTCTAATGAAATATATTTTTGTTCTAAATTGGGATTTATATCATTTCTAACAAAAAACTTTTCACTAAGTTTTGGAGCCATGTATTTTATAAAATATTCACTTGGATATATCCATATTAAAGTTAACTTCATTTTATCTTCATCATAAATGAATGTTAAAAACTCAGCAGTATTATGTAAATCATATATTTTATTGTTATAAATTATTTCAACATCAACATTTTCTAATGGTTGAAAATTTATATATTCCATTTAAATAATTTTATTTCCTTTTGCTTCCTGAATGTGTTTCAACATTTCGTCGTGAATAATTCCGTTTGTTGCGAGAATTTCTCTTCCATAGACAGAATATTTATTTCCGCCGAAATCGGTAACTTTACCACCTGCTTCTTCTAAAATTATTACACTTCCTGCGGTATCCCATGCATTGAGATTATATTCCCAGAAACCATCGAACCTTCCTGCAGCGAGCCAGCATATATCGAGCGCAGCCGAACCTAAGCGTCTGACAGGAATATCCATCAAAACAAATTTAGAAAAAATCGCGAGCGGGTTATTCGGGTTATCGCTTGTGTTATACGGAAAGCCGGTTACGAGCAGAGATTTTCTTACGTTATCGGTTTTGGAAACGCTAATTTTTTTATCGTTCAGAAATGCGCCTTTACCTTTTTCAGCAAAAAATAATTCGTTGCCCATAGGGTTATAAACAACTCCTAAGATTAACTCACCTTTGTGTTCAACACCGATTGACACACAGCACAAAGGAATTGAGTGCGCATAATTAATCGTGCCGTCTATTGGGTCTATTATCCATTTGTAATCTGAGTCCTGCGGAAGGTCGCCGCTTTCTTCGGTGAGAATGTAATGGTCTGGGTATTCGGAATGAATTATCTCAATTATTTTTTTCTCGGAAAGCTTATCGACTTCGGTAACTAAATTTGAAAGACGGTCTTTGCTTTCGATTTTGAAAGTGCCTTCAAAATTTTCTTTAACAATTTTTCCTGCTTCATGCGCAGCTTTGAGGAGTATGTTTTTCATTGTATCTAAGACTGGGATTCCCGCCTGCGCGGGAATGACAACCGGAAGTTGTAAAATTTATATTTCTAATGTTAAGCCGTCATAACCAAGCTCAACATTTTTTGGCAATGTCGGGTTTATTTCATCATATCGTATATCGTGCGTTGTATGAACCAAATAAGTTTTCTTTGCTCCGAGCTTTTGTGCAAGATCGCTTGCCTGTTCAATGTTAAAGTGCGTCGGGTGAGGAGCGCGGCGAAGCGCATTTAAAACCAATACGTCGAGTCCTTTCAATTTTTTCTGTTCAGTTTCGGAAATTTTACTTGCATCGGTAATGTATGCAAAATTGCCAATGCGGTAACCCATAATCGGCAGATTGCCGTGTATTACTTCAATTGGGATTATCTCAACATTGCGAATCTTGAACGGTTTGTTTTCAATTTTGTGCATGTGAACAAGCGGAACCGCCTGATGTCTTTGAAGTCCTTCATGAAAAACATACCTGAAAGTGATTTTAAGCTCATCGATGGTCAAGCTGTCGCCATATAAATCAATGTA
The DNA window shown above is from Ignavibacteria bacterium and carries:
- the lpxD gene encoding UDP-3-O-(3-hydroxymyristoyl)glucosamine N-acyltransferase, with the protein product MKAGEIAELLNGALSGDKNLDIVNVGKIETASRNEITFISNPLYEKFFNTTSAGAILLSETFNIKSQRNDLTIIRVPDPYRAFLKLIDIFNKDEHTSEEGISNYCAIGTDVSLGEKTFIDDFVKIGDNSSIGEGTKIYSNCSIDKSVKVGKNCIIYPNVVIYKNCEIGDRVIIHSGTIIGCDGFGHAKNEDGSYLKIPQKGIVKIEDDVEIGSNTCIDRATIGETLISKGVKLDNQIQIAHNVEIGENTVIAAHTGIAGSTKIGKRCMIGGKVGIAGHLTLCDDVIIGAASNVSKSISQPGLYTGYRAKPHREDLKIEASLRKLSNK
- the trpS gene encoding tryptophan--tRNA ligase translates to MTRIVSGIKPSGEMTIGNYLGAMKRWVEHDQNTNECLYFIANLHAITVRQDPETLKKRSLDVVAWLLTLGVDPKQSIIFMQSMIPAHSEICWILTNFVTVGELNKMTQFKDKSQKQGKDGQLAGLFEYPVLMAGDVLLYDADEVPVGDDQAQHVELTRNIATRFNNLYGETFKIPKATVSKVTGRIKSLKDPNLKMSKSEDAEDSYVLLQDSPETVLKKFKRAVTDSDSVVKFDAENKPAISNLLVIFSGFTERPIEEIAKEYENAGYGKFKNDVGEAVANKLSIYQKDFKKYRDDENYLMEVVKDGNAKANEIAVKKIKEVYDKLGLIY
- a CDS encoding OmpH family outer membrane protein, whose protein sequence is MKNIFLKAGIFIALFILSGFAKDSYAQMKFGYVDSEVILKQLPEAIQLTTDLEAFRDKFLDTLRTKALSYKEQDSLFAIAYTDAQQKVESGAVKSNEELKALNDQISNMRMNLAQLEEDLKNYDQYVQQEVYNRRQELSKPLYDKINKTIESLAKEMGLTFVLDKASGGLLYGDKNFDITFKVLDKLK
- a CDS encoding bifunctional UDP-3-O-[3-hydroxymyristoyl] N-acetylglucosamine deacetylase/3-hydroxyacyl-ACP dehydratase: MLEKQRTISKKVTLSGVGLHTGNKSNMTFKPAPEDYGIKFKRIDIPDSPEIPADVDHVKDISRGTTLEMNGVEVHTVEHVLAAIMGCEVDNLIVELDNNETPIMDGSAIEYVKTLKSAGIIEQNAKRDYLVIEDTIHYQDEKKGIDIVALPLKDDFRVSVMIDFNNPALGVQHTGLFSLQNEFETEFAPSRTFCFVKELEMLREQGLIKGGDINNAIVIVDKDYSEGEFEATKKKLGIQESVILGSNGILNNKTLRFKNEPARHKLLDLIGDLALIGAPVKGQILAARPGHAANVEFTKMLRKLYLQKKIEMKFHIMKTNNIVMDIEAILKVMPHRYPFLLVDRVIDIEIEKKIIGIKNVTYNEYFFQGHFPSRKVFPGVLIVEGMAQCGGLLILNTLENPENKLAFFASIEKARFRKPITPGDQIIYEINLVSFKRGICKFEGKAYKNMLGGEIAAEAEMTAAIVDK
- the bamA gene encoding outer membrane protein assembly factor BamA translates to MLKKSTFKVLFSFFCSFLLLITVFTSVTKAQDENAPPKYRIISINTIGNKTVDKNTIVGYSGLEVGQEITIPSDESRDAMKKLWNLNLFSDIEIYVDKTVGNDAYLVIRVEEFPRVESVQITGNNEYSKEDLEEKIQLTPGEIITPQRLKDIAYNLEKFYQSEGYSQVNVEADQLLSANNEARVRIKINEGNKLTVQKIEFQGNKNVNSDDLRGAMENTSEKVWWKFWDGATYDKAKFEQDLKLVEGYYKEKGFKDAVVEDYELKISPNKEDATLIIKVDEGNKFTLNKIEVEGNTVYSDSLILERIDMKRGDILNLKKLNDNLYGNEAETDVSALYLDNGYLGYNAEITEKALPGNKVDLKITITENRQFRFGLVNLEGNDKTKDKVLRRELYTIPGQFFNKSNVRRSLQNLNALNYFNPEKLGQDLSLSNDSTVNIKYIVEERSSDQFNASVGYSESFGITGAFGLTFNNFDISAPFSGGAGQILNFTWQFGESGTYRTFQVGFTEPWFMNTPTLLGINLYDTRQNYSGIDIRETGTSLNIGRRFKWPDDYFRGDWTLKYQKTDTKSGGGYYEVGVRDQFSLRQTISRSTVFDPIFPVSGTKVANSTELSGGPFLPGNVEFVKNIFTAEAYTPITRESRLVLYSTFNFSFINSFAADKYLPPTETFYMGGNGLTYNTIPLRGYDDRGIGPKNSGGNPIGGRIALKYGLELRYPLSLDPFPIFVLAFAEAGNVFSDFSKTDPFDLRRSVGFGTRLMLPAVGLIGFDFGYGFDRQIVDEQPPKWLFHFSFGRGF
- a CDS encoding isoprenyl transferase, whose protein sequence is MSKDEKEDSKKQEALKKSGEIPKHIAIIMDGNGRWAKSKGYSRYLGHQEGVNSVRDIVEASAQVGVKYLTVYTFSTENWRRPKNEVTLLMKLLIKTLRKETERLHKNGVRLISTGNLKELPEQVYNELQDSMKKTKDNQGLVLNLALNYSGRWEIVNTVKKILNDKIPIKDIDEKLFSSYLETAEIPDPDLLIRTGGDYRISNFLLWQTAYSEIYIEDIYWPDFKRDYLYKAIKEYQRRERRFGMISEQIQDLKSINK
- a CDS encoding OmpH family outer membrane protein; this encodes MKNLIIKTGILFFLISLCIPFRLYAQSKIGYVDTKKIIDAMQESRDAKTRLDNLVAEWQTQLTTLQDSLKLMKEDFEKKKLILTDQLKQQRTQDIQTLETNINNFKVQKFGENGEYFQKQAEFMKPVQDRIFLAIQTVATNEDYDYVIDRSGSISLLFVNERNDLTAKVLKVIEGK
- a CDS encoding M42 family metallopeptidase, which codes for MSELVSTLETILKIHSPTGYTKEIINYLVDEFKNLPVKIGMTNKGSLLVSFSDNPELVIAGHIDTLGAMVKEVNTDGTLGITTLGSYPLNSFEGEYVTVRNYNGEHYRGTFLLKNPAAHVNKSVSDTKRELSSMAIRLDELAETPEKIKRHNIGTGNFVFYDVRFEHTKSGFIKSRFLDDKACVAVMIELIKALCKDKYTGDVAFYFSNYEEVGHGAAVGIPDSIKEMLVLDMAVIGEGCNGKEDAVSICPKDSSGPYDFDVTNKLIKIAKQFNINHVIDIYPYYGSDGSAALFAGIDVKVGLIGPGVSASHGVERTHLNGLINTYNLTYYYILNYNN
- a CDS encoding septum formation initiator family protein, with the translated sequence MKESIFKKIARFIKYNKLFTLFIIIFSLLLYMLVFSNNGLIQRFEANSEKSQLEKALNDEQKKNEAYQQEIKDLNTSDFKIEQVAREKYGLTKEGETIYKIIADTTKN